A region from the Pseudomonas sp. KU26590 genome encodes:
- a CDS encoding helix-turn-helix transcriptional regulator, which produces MNTAQKAEPIEYIRLPEVRRITGLSTATIYRMAVGGRFPRQAKVGEQAVAWIRSEVEQWAASKAEARKHVP; this is translated from the coding sequence ATGAACACAGCTCAAAAAGCCGAGCCTATCGAGTACATCCGCTTGCCAGAAGTGCGGCGCATCACCGGGCTCAGCACCGCAACCATTTATCGCATGGCCGTCGGCGGGAGATTCCCCCGCCAGGCGAAGGTCGGCGAACAGGCTGTCGCCTGGATACGCTCAGAGGTCGAGCAATGGGCGGCGAGCAAGGCTGAGGCGCGCAAGCACGTGCCTTAA